Proteins from one Mycteria americana isolate JAX WOST 10 ecotype Jacksonville Zoo and Gardens chromosome 1, USCA_MyAme_1.0, whole genome shotgun sequence genomic window:
- the STX19 gene encoding syntaxin-19, with protein sequence MRDRLQELKVRAKELQLAGENNGATVQEEEQEKFEQQAIIYEKEPITERHLQEIQKLQNEINNLVEEVHKFSQQQKSLVSSMRRFSVLKKESNIAREIKIQAEHVQKCLDELSKTVKKAENEHGPSRATVRILASQHAFLSQCYLNAMLSYNDAITAKQEKCRRFIVRQLEVAGKEVSEEEVNDMLQQGKWEIFNENLLTEVKITKAQLSEIEQRHKELVNLENQIKDLKELFIQISVLVEEQGEMINNIEISMNNTQEYTQISTEKFGLAVKYRKRNPCKAVCCWCCPCCK encoded by the coding sequence ATGAGAGACCGCCTCCAAGAGCTTAAAGTGAGAGCTAAGGAACTACAGCTAGCTGGAGAAAACAACGGTGCAACTGTACaagaagaagagcaggagaagtTTGAACAGCAGGCCATTATTTATGAAAAAGAGCCCATAACTGAAAGGCACTTGCAGGAAATCCAGAAGcttcagaatgaaattaataatttggTGGAGGAAGTCCATAAATTCagtcaacaacaaaaaagcctagTATCTTCAATGAGAAGATTTAGTGTTCTTAAAAAGGAATCTAACatagcaagagaaataaaaattcaagcaGAGCACGTACAAAAATGTTTGGATGAACTGtcaaaaacagtgaaaaaagctgaaaatgaacacGGGCCATCACGTGCCACAGTAAGAATTCTAGCTTCCCAGCACGCTTTCTTATCACAGTGTTACCTAAATGCTATGCTCTCATACAATGATGCTATAACTGCTAAGCAAGAGAAATGCAGGAGATTTATTGTCCGTCAGCTTGAAGTAGCTGGTAAAGAGGTATCTGAGGAAGAAGTCAATGACATGCTCCAACAAGGAAAATGGGAGATTTTCAATGAAAATCTACTCACTGAAGTCAAAATTACCAAAGCCCAGCTTTCGGAGATTGAGCAGAGACATAAAGAACTAGTCAATCTGGAGAATCAGATCAAGGACTTAAAGGAACTTTTTATCCAGATATCAGTTCTGGTGGAGGAGCAAGGGGAGATGATCAACAACATTGAAATCAGTATGAACAACACTCAAGAATACACTCAAATATCTACAGAAAAATTTGGGCTTGCAGTCAAGTATCGAAAAAGAAACCCTTGCAAAGCAGTATGCTGCTGGTGTTGTCCATGCTGCAAATGA